One Aegilops tauschii subsp. strangulata cultivar AL8/78 chromosome 7, Aet v6.0, whole genome shotgun sequence genomic window carries:
- the LOC109785985 gene encoding uncharacterized protein: MQGQRPDERRRGEMQGRRPHALQPDLAAAPMDADQSFLDTLGFGYMQTQPESPIGEQATPSTQHQATPSTQQRSAIIEKGKSNKGKNWCSDEEKVLIAAWANTSLDIVGTDQNRDAYWARISEYYNTHKESSWPERNPNAINCRYTLINRETSKFCGCLQQILNKEESGRTIAEKTNDAHILFKEMDVKKKRPFTLMHCYIEFAKYPKWQTRELETSLKKQKKTIDESPGRATNDPSDASSVRTDATSIHTDALEHEKRPDGVKKDKRGKADENACKLSLETVWAAKQEKDEIKEAARNARYAQQFELRKEEIALRKKEDARNEREDARRQFELDERVMLIDTSGMTDVQKQFYQAKQNEILARGLE; this comes from the exons ATGCAGGGGCAGCGGCCGGACGAGCGGCGCCGTGGGGAGATGCAGGGGCGGCGGCCGCACGCCCTGCAGCCCGATCTGGCGGCGGCGCCG ATGGATGCTGACCAAAGCTTCTTGGACACCCTTGGTTTTGGTTACATGCAAACCCAACCAGAAAGTCCAATTGGAGAGCAGGCAACTCCATCAACTCAGCATCAAGCAACACCATCAACGCAGCAACGTTCTGCAATAATAGAGAAAggaaaatccaacaaaggaaaaAATTGGTGTAGTGATGAGGAGAAGGTTCTCATAGCAGCATGGGCAAATACAAGTTTGGATATTGTTGGGACTGATCAAAACCGAGATGCTTATTGGGCTAGAATTTCAGAGTACTACAACACACACAAGGAATCGTCATGGCCGGAGCGTAATCCTAATGCAATCAATTGCCGTTACACATTGATTAACAGAGAGACCTCCAAATTTTGTGGTTGCCTTCAGCAGATTTTAAATAAGGAAGAAAGTGGAAGGACTATAGCAGAAAAG ACAAACGATGCACACATTCTGTTCAAGGAAATGGATGTTAAAAAAAAACGGCCTTTCACATTGATGCATTGCTATATAGAGTTTGCAAAGTATCCAAAGTGGCAGACAAGAGAACTTGAAACTTCTCttaagaaacaaaagaaaaccaTTGATGAAAGTCCAGGCAGAGCCACCAATGATCCGTCAGATGCATCCTCGGTACGCACTGATGCAACCTCGATACACACTGATGCTCTTGAACATGAGAAAAGACCTGATGGTGTTAAGAAGGACAAGAGAGGTAAAGCTGATGAGAATGCTTGCAAGCTGTCATTAGAAACTGTGTGGGCAGCAAAGCAAGAGAAGGATGAGATCAAAGAAGCGGCAAGAAATGCTCGCTATGCACAGCAATTTGAATTGCGAAAAGAGGAGATTGCACTCAGAAAGAAGGAGGATGCACGAAACGAGAGGGAGGATGCACGGAGACAGTTTGAATTAGATGAGAGGGTCATGCTGATCGACACTAGTGGTATGACTGATGTGCAAAAGCAGTTCTACCAAGCTAAGCAGAATGAGATCCTTGCTCGAGGCCTAGAGTAA